One genomic segment of [Phormidium] sp. ETS-05 includes these proteins:
- a CDS encoding glycosyltransferase family 39 protein produces the protein MSIGLKTYYKPLMINSMKKTQNYHFQGFHAVIIVVLALGIFFRFANIDKKIYWIDEVHTTLRAAGYKKLEFVENAPAGKILTIDELQTFQRLSPERGWGDTITALAGNAEHTPLYYLLTRLWMEWFGSTPAVTRSLAALLSLLVFPSLYWLCWELFRSPTVGWISMALVAVSPLQVLYAQEARQYSLLTAAILLSSAALLRALRLQIELMLLFYNVPIVRSWVIKTKEISSSKFYIKTWGIYAATVALMLYTHLLGVLVVFSHGLYVGITYRFSRAFKNYVIAAWAGVVSLFPWIVLYFINSSKIGGWIARDIPQWNLIKRWFINLNTVFLDVQVGYKQQLFDVESGLDLPLDMRHVLFYTIPLMVILVAYAIYFLCQETSKRVWVFVVTLIAGSGLALMLPDLISGGQRSGIARYLIPSYLGIQIAVAYLFTSCTIWNTTSPRQKTLWQIIFAAILTSGIISCAVSSQAETWWHKYSCYYDPEVAAIINQSQTPLVISSRERVSRLMSLSYKLKPDTKLLLVEGTDFPPITENFTDTFLFRPSGELYTSIEQNQTYQPIPLHPRGHIWRLQR, from the coding sequence TTGTCAATAGGGCTGAAGACCTACTACAAACCTTTGATGATTAATTCTATGAAAAAAACCCAAAACTACCATTTCCAAGGGTTTCACGCTGTCATTATTGTGGTTCTAGCCCTCGGTATCTTCTTTCGCTTCGCCAATATCGACAAAAAAATCTACTGGATAGATGAAGTTCACACTACCCTGAGAGCAGCCGGATACAAAAAACTGGAATTTGTGGAAAATGCCCCAGCGGGGAAAATCTTAACCATAGACGAATTACAGACATTTCAACGTCTCAGTCCGGAAAGAGGCTGGGGAGATACTATTACCGCCTTAGCGGGAAACGCCGAACACACCCCCCTCTATTATCTCCTCACTCGGTTATGGATGGAGTGGTTTGGTAGTACCCCCGCCGTCACCAGAAGTTTAGCCGCGTTACTCAGCTTATTAGTCTTTCCCAGCTTGTACTGGTTGTGTTGGGAATTATTTCGCTCCCCGACGGTGGGATGGATAAGTATGGCATTAGTCGCCGTTTCTCCCTTGCAGGTCCTTTACGCCCAAGAAGCAAGACAATATAGCCTATTAACTGCCGCCATTTTGCTTTCTAGTGCGGCTCTCCTGCGAGCTTTGCGCCTGCAAATTGAGCTGATGCTTTTATTTTACAACGTGCCGATCGTGCGCAGTTGGGTCATCAAAACAAAAGAAATTTCCTCAAGTAAATTCTACATCAAAACTTGGGGCATATATGCCGCAACTGTAGCTTTAATGCTTTATACCCACTTGCTGGGAGTTTTAGTGGTTTTCAGCCACGGACTGTATGTGGGCATCACCTACCGATTTAGTCGGGCTTTTAAAAACTATGTTATTGCCGCTTGGGCGGGAGTGGTGTCGCTGTTTCCTTGGATAGTGCTTTATTTTATCAATTCTAGTAAAATTGGCGGCTGGATAGCCAGGGATATTCCCCAGTGGAACCTGATTAAACGATGGTTTATCAATTTAAATACCGTATTTTTAGACGTGCAAGTGGGATATAAACAACAGCTATTTGATGTAGAAAGTGGTTTGGATTTACCTTTAGATATGCGCCATGTACTGTTTTATACGATTCCATTAATGGTGATATTAGTGGCTTATGCGATTTATTTTTTATGCCAGGAAACGTCTAAACGAGTTTGGGTGTTTGTGGTGACATTAATTGCCGGGAGTGGGTTGGCATTGATGCTGCCAGACCTCATTTCTGGGGGACAGCGATCGGGCATTGCCCGCTATCTCATCCCCAGCTATCTAGGCATCCAAATTGCCGTAGCTTACCTATTCACATCTTGCACCATCTGGAACACCACCAGCCCCAGACAAAAAACCCTCTGGCAGATTATCTTTGCTGCTATACTCACCAGCGGTATCATCTCCTGCGCCGTCAGTTCTCAAGCGGAAACCTGGTGGCATAAATACAGTTGCTATTATGACCCAGAAGTAGCGGCGATTATCAACCAAAGTCAAACCCCCCTCGTTATTAGTAGCCGTGAGCGAGTGAGCCGCCTCATGTCTCTGAGCTACAAACTAAAACCCGACACCAAACTACTGTTAGTGGAAGGCACCGATTTCCCGCCAATTACCGAAAATTTTACTGACACCTTTTTATTCCGCCCCTCCGGCGAACTCTACACCAGCATCGAGCAAAATCAAACCTACCAACCGATTCCCCTGCACCCCAGAGGTCATATTTGGCGATTGCAGAGATAA
- a CDS encoding glycosyltransferase family 2 protein has translation MGENGGKWVVHELDGNMMQEIGPSDEGDYPFSVVIPAYNEELSIAATVEDLQETLAGAGCQYEIIIVNDGSTDKTGEILKNASNIRLIEHRRNLGYGAALKTGIRHAKYPLIVITDGDRTYPNHYIPHLVSLAKTADMVVGARIGDNVTYPTIRKIPKWFLVRFAEWVAKSSIPDLNSGLRVFRKATVERFLNILPDNFSFTTTITLALLTNYYTVYYHPIDYHARIGKSKIKPIRDTLRFIQIILRTGVYFAPMRVFMPVAGLFFIGFLITLSQDIFIRQDLTERTLILLVASTQLGMFALLADMMDKRNGM, from the coding sequence ATGGGAGAAAACGGGGGGAAATGGGTTGTTCACGAATTGGATGGCAATATGATGCAGGAAATTGGGCCAAGTGATGAAGGTGACTATCCTTTCTCTGTGGTTATCCCCGCTTATAATGAGGAATTGAGCATTGCAGCTACAGTGGAAGACCTGCAGGAAACTCTGGCAGGGGCGGGGTGCCAGTATGAGATTATCATAGTTAATGATGGTTCCACAGATAAAACAGGGGAAATCCTCAAAAATGCCTCAAATATCCGGCTCATCGAACACCGGCGCAATTTGGGATATGGTGCAGCTCTGAAAACAGGCATTCGTCACGCGAAGTATCCCTTAATTGTGATTACTGATGGCGATCGTACTTACCCCAACCACTACATCCCCCACCTAGTCTCCCTCGCCAAAACCGCCGATATGGTAGTAGGGGCTCGCATCGGCGATAATGTCACATATCCCACCATCCGTAAAATTCCCAAATGGTTTCTCGTTCGCTTCGCCGAATGGGTCGCCAAATCTTCTATTCCCGATTTAAACAGCGGACTCCGCGTATTTAGAAAAGCCACAGTAGAGCGATTTCTGAATATCCTCCCCGATAATTTCAGCTTCACCACCACCATCACTCTCGCACTACTCACCAACTATTATACAGTCTATTATCACCCCATAGACTATCACGCCCGCATCGGTAAAAGCAAAATCAAACCCATTCGCGATACCCTCCGCTTCATCCAAATCATCCTGCGGACGGGGGTTTATTTTGCCCCAATGCGGGTTTTTATGCCCGTAGCCGGGTTATTTTTTATTGGTTTTTTAATTACCCTATCTCAGGATATTTTTATCCGCCAAGACTTGACCGAACGCACCCTGATTTTGCTCGTAGCCTCCACCCAACTAGGGATGTTTGCCCTCCTCGCCGATATGATGGATAAAAGAAATGGAATGTAA
- a CDS encoding CHAT domain-containing protein: protein MSIFYQKISLSLAILTIFISASTTTAKSEPNRFSSPLFLAQSQKNPYPMTQGQIINGAELLARGREAFQKGNANTALELWLQAEAAYKQEGFQLGVWGAKLNQAEALQTLGLYRRAISVLNQLVEPRHITNIDSSREAANLEISAFLALGKALQQVGDLNRAQEVLQQSLELANNLGVAANPSSPTPLPGGERGALALTPTPLPGGERGVNTNISEINLVLGNLARVQGDRAAGQKYYQQAAATAEDNPLLKVQAGLNEFSLLVANQQLDAALAMLAPIEAQLNQLPMSRGRVYGRINFAESLALLEQSETELGQKAALQLAAAVTEAQSIGDVPGEAHALVNLGKLYEQKGQFLPGQKLTEQGLKNAQSIGASDIVYQASWQLGRLLKAQGNLSGAISAYTEATTTIQSLRSDLVAISSDVQFSFRDTVEPVYRQLVSLLLQPPGDGKGVSQENLQAARRAIESLQLAELDNFFRDACLNAQAVQVDQIDPHAAVIYPIILPDRLEVIISLPGQPLQNYATTIPSHQVEQTLLQLQQSLTPLASNQKRLQLSQQIYDWLIRPALPQLEASKIETLVFVPDGFFRNVPLSVIHDGSQYLLEKYSIALTPGLQLLDPQPIATKTLRALTGGLSQARNGFVALPAVEFEITEIQSEIPTSTILNQDFTKAGLKASLEKTPFPVVHLATHGQFSSKAEDTFILTWDGRINVTELDELLRGSERDQAPIELLVFSACQTAAGDDRAALGLAGVAVRSGARSTLATLWSVQDQATAILMVEFYRQLALGVTKAEALRQAQLSLLQGQRRFNHPFFWAPFVLVGNWL from the coding sequence GTGTCAATATTTTATCAAAAAATTTCCTTAAGTTTGGCCATCCTTACTATTTTCATTTCTGCCTCAACCACCACAGCCAAATCCGAGCCCAATAGATTTTCTAGTCCCTTGTTCCTAGCCCAAAGCCAAAAGAATCCCTACCCAATGACCCAAGGACAAATCATCAATGGTGCAGAACTACTAGCCAGAGGGAGGGAGGCATTTCAAAAAGGCAATGCTAATACAGCCTTAGAATTATGGCTCCAGGCAGAAGCAGCATATAAACAAGAAGGCTTTCAGTTGGGAGTGTGGGGGGCAAAACTCAACCAGGCAGAAGCCTTGCAAACACTGGGTTTATATCGGCGGGCGATTTCAGTTTTAAATCAATTGGTCGAACCACGCCACATTACCAATATCGATAGTAGTAGAGAAGCAGCCAATCTAGAAATATCGGCATTTTTAGCATTAGGTAAAGCCCTGCAGCAGGTGGGAGACCTAAACCGGGCGCAGGAGGTGCTACAGCAGAGTTTAGAATTAGCGAATAACTTGGGAGTAGCAGCCAATCCCTCATCCCCTACCCCTCTCCCAGGAGGCGAGAGGGGAGCTTTAGCCCTCACCCCTACCCCTCTCCCAGGAGGGGAGAGGGGAGTTAATACCAATATCAGCGAAATTAATCTCGTTTTGGGTAATTTAGCGCGAGTCCAAGGCGATAGGGCTGCAGGGCAGAAATATTACCAGCAAGCCGCCGCCACCGCTGAGGATAATCCTCTGCTGAAAGTCCAAGCTGGGCTGAATGAATTCAGTTTGCTAGTGGCAAATCAGCAGCTAGATGCAGCTTTGGCGATGTTAGCGCCAATTGAGGCTCAGCTCAATCAATTACCCATGAGTCGCGGGCGGGTTTATGGGCGGATTAATTTCGCCGAAAGTTTGGCATTGCTAGAACAGTCAGAAACCGAATTGGGACAAAAGGCAGCTCTGCAGTTGGCGGCGGCGGTGACGGAAGCGCAAAGCATCGGGGATGTGCCAGGAGAGGCTCACGCCTTAGTAAATTTGGGTAAATTGTATGAGCAAAAAGGGCAATTCTTACCGGGGCAAAAATTAACTGAGCAAGGTTTGAAAAACGCCCAGAGCATTGGGGCATCGGATATTGTTTATCAGGCTTCTTGGCAGTTGGGACGACTCCTGAAAGCTCAAGGAAATCTATCGGGGGCAATTTCTGCTTATACTGAGGCTACCACTACGATTCAATCTCTGCGCAGTGATTTGGTGGCGATTAGTTCTGATGTGCAGTTTTCTTTTCGCGATACGGTAGAACCGGTGTATCGCCAGCTTGTTTCTTTACTGTTGCAACCTCCTGGTGATGGGAAGGGGGTAAGCCAGGAAAATTTGCAAGCGGCGCGACGGGCGATCGAATCCCTGCAACTGGCGGAACTGGATAACTTTTTCCGCGATGCTTGTTTAAATGCTCAAGCGGTGCAAGTGGACCAAATCGACCCCCACGCGGCGGTTATTTATCCGATTATCCTGCCCGATCGTTTAGAGGTCATCATCTCTTTACCGGGACAACCTTTGCAAAATTACGCTACTACTATCCCATCTCACCAAGTAGAGCAAACTTTATTACAGCTACAGCAGTCTCTCACTCCCCTGGCTTCTAACCAAAAGCGCTTGCAGCTTTCCCAGCAAATTTACGACTGGTTAATCCGCCCCGCGCTCCCGCAACTAGAAGCAAGCAAAATCGAAACTTTGGTTTTCGTTCCCGATGGTTTTTTCCGCAATGTTCCTTTATCGGTGATTCACGATGGGAGTCAATATTTGCTGGAAAAATACAGCATTGCTCTAACTCCGGGTTTGCAACTACTCGACCCCCAACCCATTGCCACGAAAACTCTGCGGGCTCTCACTGGGGGACTCAGCCAAGCGCGGAATGGTTTTGTAGCTTTACCGGCGGTGGAATTTGAAATTACCGAAATCCAGTCAGAAATTCCTACCTCAACCATTCTCAATCAAGATTTTACCAAAGCAGGGCTGAAAGCTTCTTTGGAAAAAACGCCTTTCCCGGTGGTTCATTTGGCCACTCACGGGCAATTCAGCTCTAAAGCGGAAGATACGTTTATTTTGACTTGGGATGGGCGAATTAATGTGACGGAGTTGGATGAGTTGTTGCGGGGTAGTGAACGCGATCAGGCTCCGATCGAGCTGCTCGTGTTTAGCGCCTGTCAAACCGCCGCTGGGGACGATCGCGCCGCGTTAGGATTAGCCGGGGTAGCCGTTCGTTCTGGAGCCCGCAGCACCTTAGCCACTCTGTGGTCAGTGCAAGACCAAGCCACCGCCATATTGATGGTGGAGTTTTACCGCCAATTAGCTCTTGGTGTCACCAAGGCGGAGGCTTTGCGACAAGCCCAGTTGTCTTTATTACAGGGTCAGCGGCGATTTAATCATCCTTTCTTTTGGGCGCCATTTGTGTTAGTCGGCAATTGGCTTTAA
- a CDS encoding pentapeptide repeat-containing protein, whose amino-acid sequence MDSYDILRLYNQGERDFRGANLPAANLIGVELTHANLSGSNLKEASLARAHLSRCFMLEANLNGAFLYSADMSFVKLKGSHLREADLTKADLRGSHLANADLAGAKMSGAILNWVTFYRANLAGVNLCGANLNGINLRSANLEGANLNWTNLSGARLSGAKLKGALLEGVKLTGAYLNGLDLGGLNFSAMNLADVKMSGAKLQATNFTGANLNNAQMRNVKMEEANLKQAVLYQSNMMGAQFIEANLMKTDLREVNLRNADLRGANLNLSQLNGADLTGANLQGAYLWGADLDGACLQGADLRGASLRDAAILGADLRDAILEGTIMPDGKIYL is encoded by the coding sequence ATGGATAGCTATGACATTTTAAGACTGTATAACCAAGGCGAGCGGGATTTTAGAGGGGCAAATCTCCCCGCCGCTAACCTGATTGGCGTCGAACTCACTCACGCTAATTTATCTGGTTCCAACTTGAAGGAAGCATCTTTAGCGCGAGCCCACTTGAGTCGCTGTTTTATGTTAGAGGCCAATTTAAATGGCGCCTTTTTATACAGTGCAGATATGAGTTTTGTTAAGCTGAAAGGTAGCCATCTCCGAGAAGCAGACCTCACTAAAGCCGATTTGAGAGGCTCTCACCTAGCCAACGCCGACCTAGCCGGTGCCAAAATGAGCGGCGCTATCCTCAATTGGGTAACATTTTATCGGGCAAATTTAGCCGGAGTCAATTTATGCGGCGCCAACCTCAATGGAATTAACCTCCGTTCTGCTAATCTAGAAGGCGCTAACCTCAATTGGACTAACCTCAGTGGCGCTCGGTTAAGCGGCGCTAAGTTGAAAGGTGCATTGTTAGAAGGGGTGAAGCTCACTGGTGCTTATTTAAACGGGTTAGACCTCGGCGGTCTCAACTTCAGCGCCATGAATCTGGCGGATGTAAAAATGAGCGGCGCGAAATTGCAAGCTACCAACTTCACTGGCGCCAACCTCAACAACGCCCAAATGCGCAATGTGAAAATGGAAGAAGCCAACCTCAAACAAGCGGTTTTGTACCAGAGCAATATGATGGGGGCTCAATTCATCGAAGCTAACTTGATGAAAACCGATTTGAGGGAGGTTAACTTGAGAAATGCTGACCTGCGGGGAGCTAACCTGAATTTATCCCAACTTAATGGTGCAGACCTAACGGGAGCCAACCTCCAAGGTGCCTATCTCTGGGGCGCTGATTTAGACGGAGCTTGTTTGCAAGGTGCAGATTTGCGGGGTGCCAGTCTGCGTGATGCGGCTATTTTGGGCGCCGATTTGCGCGATGCCATCTTGGAGGGGACAATTATGCCTGATGGCAAAATTTACCTTTAG